The Penaeus vannamei isolate JL-2024 chromosome 13, ASM4276789v1, whole genome shotgun sequence genome window below encodes:
- the LOC138863725 gene encoding uncharacterized protein — protein MLKNCNIYKDTFNAVFNKISALGNNMYVQHCRESMCSPDHTEQYANVLQNLKDDDSIVITRPDKGKGIVILNKTDYCNKISNILADSSKFKLLNVDLSSHLLKLEDKLNRLLRPIKETIDEATYNSILASGSRPGCLYGLPEVHKTGTPLRPIVSSVNTFDYNLAKFLVKIIEPLNTNVLLTYTTASTLEFVNEIKQLNNDDSTIMASFDVESLFTNVPLSETTQIITDTTSDESLLRFGLNNKIV, from the coding sequence ATGCTTAAAAATTGTAATATCTACAAAGACACTTTCAATGCAGTGTTCAACAAAATCTCTGCTCTtggtaataatatgtatgtacagcattgcagagaatcaaTGTGTAGCCCAGACCACACAGAACAATATGctaatgttcttcaaaatttaaaagacgatgatagcattgtgataacaagaccagacaaaggaaaaggcataGTAATCCTTAACAAGACTGATTACTGTAACAAAATATCTAACATTCTTGCAGACTCGTCAAAATTCAAACTCCTAAATGTTGACTTAAGCAGCCATCTCCTCAAACTTGAAGATAAATTAAACAGACTCTTACGACCTATTAAAGAAACCATTGACGAAGCcacatataattccattctcGCTTCTGGCTCTCGTCCTGGTTGTTTATATGGACTCCCTGAAGTTCATAAGACTGGTACACCTCTGAGGCCTATTGTTTCATCAGTTAACACTTTTgattataaccttgctaaattcctagtTAAAATCATAGAACCCCTTAACACTAATGTATTACTTACCTACACCACTGCCAGCACCCTggaatttgtaaatgaaattaaacaactcaataatgatgattctacaataatggcaagctttgatgttgaatctctattcactaacgttcctctgtcagaaaccacCCAGATTATCACAGATACCACATCTGACGAGTCTTTGTTACGCTTTGGTCTCAACAATAAAATAGTTTAA